The window GGCGACCGCATCGCCTGGACGGGCCCGGCCGGCGCGCTGCCGCCGCTGGCCGGCGCCCAGGTCGTCGACGGCCGTGGCCGGTACCTCATCCCCGGCCTCTGGGACATGCACACCCACGGGCTGGACTACGAGGAGATCTTCCCGCCGCTGTTCCTGGCGAACGGCGTGACCGGGATCCGCGAGATGTGGGGGTACGCGGAGAACCGGGCCACCCGCGCCAAGATCGCCCGCGGCGAGCTGCTCGGCCCGCGGGTCGTCATGGGCAGCTCGATCCTCGACGGCCCGGTCAGCCTGCTCACCCCGCCCGTCACGAAGGTCGCGACGCCCGCCGAGGGCCGCGCCGCCGTCCGGGCCGCCGCGGACCTCGGCGACGACTTCGTGAAGGTGTACTTCTACCTGCCCGCGGAGGTGTTCGTCGCGATCGCCGACGAGTGCCGGGCCCTCGGCCTGCCGTTCGGCGGCCACTGGCCGTACCGAGTGGGCCAGGTCGACGCGGCACGCGCCGGGCTCCGCAGCTTCGAGCACCTCTTCGGGCTGCCGATCGCGACGTCGAGCCGCCGCGACGAGCTCCTCGCCGTCCTGGCCGCCACGCCGTTCGACCCGGCAGCGCCACGGGACTTCTTCAACCTGGCGCGCGAGCTCGACCGGCAGGCCACCCAGGCGTACGACCCGGCCACCGCGGCCGGCCACTTCGCCGCGCTCGCCCGGCACGGCACCTGGCTGAGCCCGACGCTCGCGGTCAACCGGGTGATCTCGAGCCCCGCCGCGGCCTTCGCCCACGACGTCCGGCTCAAGTACGTCCCGCAGGACCTCCGCGACTACTGGGCCGATCGCATCACCCTGTTCGCGCCCACCACGCCCCAGCAGATCGCGCAGCAGCACGCCTACTTCGAGGCGCTGCAGAGGCTCGTCGTGGCCGCGAGCGAGGCCGGCGTCGGGCTGATCGGCGGGACGGACTGCGAAAACCCGTACGTCTACCCGGGCTTCAGCCTGCACGACGAACTGGAGCTGCTCGTCCAGGCCGGGCTCAGCCCGCGGCGGGCGCTGCGGATGGTGACCCGGGACGCGGCGGCCTACCTCGGCCGCGAGGCCACGGCCGGCACCGTCACCCCGGGCAAGGTGGCGGACCTGGTGCTGCTGGACGCGAACCCCGTCGCCGACATCCGCGCGGTCCGCCGCGTCCACACGGTCGTCACCGCGGGCCGCGTCCTCGACCGCGCCGCGCTGGACGGGCTGCTGGCCGGCGTCGAAGCGGCGGCGAACCGGCCGCCGGCGGCCGGGAACGCCAGGTCGGCGCGGTTGCCGGTGCGCGGGTGCTGCTGAGGGCCCGGTAATCTCGGCCGGTCGGAGAGCGGCTGAGTGGGGGTAAAGCGTGTCGGGCTGGTCCGGACGGAAACTGGCTTGGGTGCTCGCCCTGCTCGAGGTCGCCGCCGTCGTGCTCGTCCTCGTGCTCAAGCGGTTCGACGGCCTGGACCTCGAGGTCTACCTCGGCGGGGCCAAGGCGCTGGCCCAGCAGGGCTCGCCGTACGACGCCTGGGTGCCGACCACCCACCAGATCCTGCTGCCGTTCACCTACACGCCGTTCGCCGCGGCCGTGTTCCTGCCCGGCACGCTGCTGCCCTTCGCCGTGACGATGAAGCTGGTCAGCATCGCCTCGATCGTCGCGACCGGCGTCGTCGCGTACCTCTACGTCGCGACGCTCAACGGCTCGCTCACCGATCCCGCCGAGGTCACCGGCCGGACCGCCGCCGCACTGGTCGCCGTCGGCGCGCAGCTCGCCGGGGCCCTGCTCGAGCCGGTGCGCTCGACGCTCGGCTTCGGGCAGATCAACGCGCTGCTCATGGTCATGGTCGTGCTCGACGTCCTGCTTCCCGGCGACCGCAGGCGCACCAAGGGCCTGCTCATCGGCGTCGCCGCGGCGATCAAGCTGACGCCGGCGGTGTTCGTCGTCTACTTCCTGGTGCGCCGCGACTTCCAGTCGGCCGCGCGGGTCGTCGCCGGGTTCGTCGCGGCGGGCGCGCTGCTGTGGCTGGCGCGGCCGTCGGCGTCCTTCACCTACTGGACGAAGCTCGTCTTCGACGCGGGCCGCATCGGCGGCGTCGACTACGTCGGCAACCAGTCGCTGAAGGGCCTGGTGACGCGGCTGGGGCTGCCGGAAACCGCGGGGACCGTGGTCTGGCTGCTGGCCGCGCTCGCCGTGATGGCCCTGGTCGCGGTGGTGATCGTGCGGGCGGGCGAGCCGGTGCTCGCGCTGACCGCGTGTGCGCTCGGCGGGCTGCTCGTGTCGCCGATCTCGTGGACCCACCACTGGACCTGGTGCGTGCCGATCCTGGTACTGGCCGGCTACCACGGCGTCCGCGCCTGGCGGACCGATCGCGTGGTGGCGTGGTGGTCGGGCGCGGTCGTCGCGGCCGGGCTGGCGCTGTTCGTCTGGGGTCCGATGTGGTTCGCGCCGCGCCCGGCGTCGTCGATCGGCTGGTGGCTCGCGACGGAGTCCTACGAGCTGTTCGGCCTCGCGCTGCTGGTCCTGGCCGCGTTCGCCGCCCGGCGGCTGGGCAAAGCGAAGGCCGCGCCGAGGGAGTCCCTCGACGCGGCCCTCATGGACGTCTGATCAGCCGAGGCGCTCGACGACGTACTCGATGCTCTGCGTGAGCTTCGTGACGTCGTCCGGGTCGATGGCCGGGAACAGGCCGACGCGCAGCTGGTTGCGGCCCAGCTTGCGGTACGGCTCGGTGTCGACGATCCCGTTGGCGCGCAGCACCTTCGCCACCGCGGCGGCGTCGACCTCGTCGGCGAAGTCCACCGTGCCGACGACCTGCGAGCGCAGGTCCGGGTCCTTCACGAACGGCGTCGTGTAGCTCGTCTTCTCGGCCCACTCGTACAGCCGCGAGGACGAGTCCTTCGTGCGCGCGGTCGTCCACTCGAGGCCGCCCTGGCCGTTCATCCACTCGATCTGTTCGGCGAGCAGGAAGAGCGTCGCGACGGCCGGGGTGTTGTACGTCTGGTCCTTGCGGGAGTTGTCCAGCGCGGTGGTCAGCGACAGGAACTCCGGGATCCAGCGGTCGCCGCCGCCGAGCTCGCCGATGCGCTCGACCGCGGCCGGCGAAGCCAGCGCGATCCACAGACCGCCGTCCGCGGCGAACGACTTCTGCGGCGCGAAGTAGTAGACGTCGAAGTCCTCGGCCTTGACGGGGAGGCCACCGGCACCGGAGGTGGCGTCGATCGCGACGAGCGCGTCACCGGACCCTTCGGGACGACGGACCGGCACGGCCACGCCGGTGGACGTCTCGTTGTGCGCCCAGCCGACCAGGTCCGCGCCGGCTTCGTAGGCGATGTCCGGGGCACTGCCCGGCTCGGCCTTGACGACGATCGGGTCGGCGAGGAACGGCGCGCCCTTGGTCACGGTGGCGAACTTCGACGAGAACTCGCCGTAGGTGAAGTGCTGGGCGCGCTCGCGGACCAGGCCGAACGCGGCCGCGTCCCAGAACGCCGTGGTGCCGCCGTTGCCCAGGATCACCTCGTAGCCCTCGGGCAGGGAGAACAGCTCGGACAACCCGGCCCGGACGCGTCCGACGAGGGACTTGACCGGCTTCTGCCGGTGCGACGTGCCGAGGTAGGTGGAGCCGGACTCCGCCAGTGCGCTCAGCTGCTCGGCGCGGACCTTCGACGGTCCGCAGCCGAAGCGGCCGTCGGCCGGCTTGAGGTCTGCGGGGATGGTCAACTCAGCGTCGGTCATGTGGCCAGTCTCTCAGGTCGGGATGCGGCTGGTGATAGCGGTTCGCCAGTGTCCGCTATGTGGGACCAGGGGCGTTCCCGGCACCGGGACGCCCGCCTCCGACTCTAGGCGGCTCCGCCGACTGGCGGCTTCTGGCGGCGGGCCGTGGGGGTAAAAACACGGTTTCCCGAAGCGGCCGCCGCTGGTTGGCTCTCGGTCATGAAGACTGTGCAGCAGAGCTTCCCGGCACCGCCCGAGGCGCTGTGGAACGCGCTCCCCGCCGGGGTCGCGGCGATCGGCGGGCAGGGCCCGCGCTACGACGCGCAGCGCGGGTTCGTGTCGTTCCGGACCGGGATGAGCCTGCTGAGCTGGGGCCAGGAGATCACCGCGACGGTGGTGCCCGCGGCCGGAGGTTCGACGCTCACGGTCATGACGAACCTGAAGTTCGGCCTGTTCGACTGGGGCGAGGGCAAGCGCATCGCCACCCGCTTCGCCGCCGCTGTCGCCTTCTCGGCCGGCACTGCCGCGCTGGCTTAGGGCCCCGCTCGCCGCCCTGGGGGTGTGAGCGGGGCCCCGCACGTCAGCGCCAGCCTTCGACGCCGCCCGGCACCGGCGCGGCCGGGTCGTACGGCGTGCGGGTGAAGACGAACGTCGCGAGGTCGAGGTGCGTGGCGACGCCGTCGGCGTCCCGGCCCACTTCGAGCGTCTCGCCGGCGTAGTAGCCGTCGAGGCCGACGTAGGTGTCGCGGCCGGTGGCGCGGAAGCGCGAACTGCGCCCGGCGCCGTCGGCCGGGGCCAGCAGGAGCAGGCCGTCACCCTGGATGCGCAGGTGGTACGGCGTCGGCCCCCAGTGCCAGAGGCCGGTGAGGGCGAGCAGCGCGGGGTCGACGGCCGACGGCTGCCACTCGGCGGGCAGGCGCGGCTCCCGCTCGTCGGTCATCGTGATGAGGTCCAGGCAGAGCTGGGTGATGCCGACGCCGGACGTCGAGTTCGTGAGCACGAGCGCGCCGGTCTGCGCGGCCGGGTCGACCAGCGTGACGGCGAGGAAGCCGGGCATCGAGCCGGTGTGCCCGGCGAGCCGCCGGCCCTGGTAGCGCACGAGCATCAGGCCGAGGCCGAAGCCGGTCGTCCAGACGTCGGTGTCGTCGACGGTGACCATGGTCCGCATCTGCTCGATGGTCTCCGGCGCGAGCACGCCGCCGTCGTGGCCGCCGAGGAACGCCGTCCAGCGGGCGAGGTCGGCGGCGGTGGACCACAGCTGCCCGGCCGGGGCCATCGCGCCGGCGTCCGGGCTCGGCTCGGGCAGGAGGACGTCGGCGAAGGGGTGCACGGCGAAGCCCTGGGCGTGCGCGCCGACGGGGTGTGGGGTGGTGCGCGTCATCCCGAGCGGGCCGAGGACCTCTTCGTCGAGCACGGACAGCCAGTCCTTGCCGCGGTGGCGCGAGACGAGCTCGCCGAGCACGCCGTAGCCGACGTTCGAGTAGTGGAACCGCGCGCCCGGCCGGTGCTTGGTGGCGCCTTCGGCGAGGCTTCCGACGAGCGCGTCCCAGTCGGCGCCGGGGGTGCGCTCCCACCAGAGACCGGGGGACTCGGAGGTCAGGCCGGAGGTGTGGGAGAGCAGCTGGGCGACGGTCGCGGCGCCGAAGGGCGTGCCCGGGACGTGCTTCTCGAGCGGGTCGTTGAGGTCCAGCAGGCCTTCGTCGCGCAGGCGCATGACGGCGGTGGCGACGAGGGTCTTGGTGATCGAGCCCAGCCGGTACTGGGTGTCGGTGCCGGGCTGCCGGTCGCCGACGCGTCCCCGGCCGCCGGACCAGACGAGCTCCCCGTCCCGCACGACGGCGGCGACGAGCGAGGGAGCCCGGCAGGCGGCCTGCTCGTGGGCGATCCGGCGGAGCAGGGCGTGTTCGGTCGACTCAAGCATGGACGCATTCTGCCGCGCGACGGCGATCGAGGCAGGTCCCGGGCCACGGCCGTGGTGACGGCAGCGGCATCACGCGTGAGTGAAGGGGCATCACGCGTGATGGGGAGGGCATCGGGTGTGATTGAACGGGGCATCGACGCGATGCCCCTCGGATCACGCGTGATGCCTGCTGGATCACGGGTGATGCCTGCTGGATCACGGGTGATGCCCCTCGGGTCACGGGTGATGCCCGAGGCGGTTGGTCAGCCGAGGAGGTTCCTCGCCATCGCCGTCGTCACCGCGGCTGTCCGATCGGAGACGCCCAGCTTGCCGAACACGCGCAGCAGGTGGGTCTTCACCGTTGCCTCGCTGATGTGCAGCGCGCGGCCGATGTCGGCGTTCGTGCCGCCCTTCGCCACCAGCCGGAGCACCTCCACCTCGCGGGCCGACAGCGACTGCGGCTCCGGGTTGCGCACCCGGTTGACGAGCTTGCCCGCCACCGACGGCGCCAGCACCGTCTCGCCACGTGACGCCGCGCGGATCGCGTTCGCCAGCTCCGTGCGCGACGCGTCCTTCAGCAGGTATCCCGACGCGCCCGCCTCGACGGCGCGCAGGATGTCGGCGTCCGTCTCGTACGTCGTCAGCACGACGATCCGGCGGCCCGGCTGCTCGCGCAGGATCCGCTTCGTCGCGCCGACGCCGTCCAGCCCCGGCATCCGCAGGTCCATCAGGACGACGTCCGGCAAGGCGACGCGGTCGAGTGCGACAGCTTCGTCGCCGGAGCCCGCTTCGCCGACCACCGTCAGATCCGGCTCGGCTTCGAGCATGCCGCGCAGGCCTTCGCGGACGACGGGGTGGTCGTCGACGAGCATGATGCGGATCAAGCCGGCACCTCCAGGGTGAGTTCGGTGCCGCTCGGGCCGCTCCGGACGCTCAGTGTGCCACCCACCTGCTCGGCCCGGGACCGCATGCCGCGCAAGCCGAAACCGCTGACGCCGTCCGGGTCGAAGCCGACGCCGTCGTCTCGGACGAACAGCCGGACCGCATCGTCCACAAGGGACAGCCGCACCGACACCGACGACGCCGCCGCGTGGCGCCGGACGTTGTTCAGCGCCTCCTGCGCGCCGCGCAGCAGGACCACTTCGCCCGCCATGCCGATCGCCGGGAGCGCACCGTCCACTTCGTACTCGACCGACACGCCCGTCTCGTCGGCGAGCCGGCCGGCCTGGCGCCGGACGGCGTCCACGAGGGACCCCGACGCCAGATCCGCCGGCGCCAGCGCGGCGACCATCGTGCGGGCCTCGGCGAGGTTCTCCCGCGCCGTCCGGGCGGCCAGTTCGACGTGCCGCCGCGCTGCCGCCAGGTCGGTGTCCAGTTCGGACTCGATGGCCTCGGTGAGCGTGACGATGCTGGTGAAGCCCTGGGCCAGCGTGTCGTGGATCTCGCGCGCGAGCCGCTCGCGCTCGGCCGCCGTGCCCGCCTCGCGGGAGAGCCGAGCGACTTCGGCCTGGCTCTCCTCGAGCCGGTCGATCAGCTCCGCCCGCGCCCGGCTCTCCTCGATGACGTGCAGGATGAACTTGCCGGACAGGATCCCGAACACGACGAGGATCGCGGTCATCGGCAGCAGGATGTGCAGCGCCGGACCCCGCAGCCCGTCGGCGGCGATCGACGACAGCGGGCTCAGCAGGATCACCAGCGTGGTGAGCACCGCGGCCGGGCGGAACTCGAGCGTCGAGAACAGCAGCGGGCACACCATGAACAGGATGAAGCTGGACGTCGTGTTGGCGAACATCGCGACCGCGACCAGCGCCACGACGAGCACCGCCAGCAGCCACCGCTGCCGGAGGTGCCCGTCGTCGCGCACCACCCGCCGCCCCCACAGCAGGTAGGTCAGCGCGAGCGCGGTGAGGGCCCCGACCGCGACGAGGGTGCGCACCGGATCGGTCTCGTCCAGCAGCACCAACGTCGTCGTGGCCAGGTACGCCACCGCGAAGAGGATCTCCCAGAGCCAGTTGAACCGGTCCCAGGCGTCCTTCACTTCGCGTCGGTCCACCGGAAGCTCAGCCGCGCCAGCACCGCGCCCGCCACGCACCAGATCCCCAGCACCAGCGCCACCCGCGGAAGCTCCCATGACCCGGCCATCTCCATCCTCACGGCGCCGTCCGGCAGGAACACCGATCGGAATCCCTGGCA of the Amycolatopsis sp. NBC_01488 genome contains:
- a CDS encoding glycosyltransferase 87 family protein, whose amino-acid sequence is MLEVAAVVLVLVLKRFDGLDLEVYLGGAKALAQQGSPYDAWVPTTHQILLPFTYTPFAAAVFLPGTLLPFAVTMKLVSIASIVATGVVAYLYVATLNGSLTDPAEVTGRTAAALVAVGAQLAGALLEPVRSTLGFGQINALLMVMVVLDVLLPGDRRRTKGLLIGVAAAIKLTPAVFVVYFLVRRDFQSAARVVAGFVAAGALLWLARPSASFTYWTKLVFDAGRIGGVDYVGNQSLKGLVTRLGLPETAGTVVWLLAALAVMALVAVVIVRAGEPVLALTACALGGLLVSPISWTHHWTWCVPILVLAGYHGVRAWRTDRVVAWWSGAVVAAGLALFVWGPMWFAPRPASSIGWWLATESYELFGLALLVLAAFAARRLGKAKAAPRESLDAALMDV
- a CDS encoding sensor histidine kinase; the encoded protein is MKDAWDRFNWLWEILFAVAYLATTTLVLLDETDPVRTLVAVGALTALALTYLLWGRRVVRDDGHLRQRWLLAVLVVALVAVAMFANTTSSFILFMVCPLLFSTLEFRPAAVLTTLVILLSPLSSIAADGLRGPALHILLPMTAILVVFGILSGKFILHVIEESRARAELIDRLEESQAEVARLSREAGTAAERERLAREIHDTLAQGFTSIVTLTEAIESELDTDLAAARRHVELAARTARENLAEARTMVAALAPADLASGSLVDAVRRQAGRLADETGVSVEYEVDGALPAIGMAGEVVLLRGAQEALNNVRRHAAASSVSVRLSLVDDAVRLFVRDDGVGFDPDGVSGFGLRGMRSRAEQVGGTLSVRSGPSGTELTLEVPA
- a CDS encoding response regulator transcription factor — translated: MIRIMLVDDHPVVREGLRGMLEAEPDLTVVGEAGSGDEAVALDRVALPDVVLMDLRMPGLDGVGATKRILREQPGRRIVVLTTYETDADILRAVEAGASGYLLKDASRTELANAIRAASRGETVLAPSVAGKLVNRVRNPEPQSLSAREVEVLRLVAKGGTNADIGRALHISEATVKTHLLRVFGKLGVSDRTAAVTTAMARNLLG
- the serC gene encoding phosphoserine transaminase, with the protein product MTDAELTIPADLKPADGRFGCGPSKVRAEQLSALAESGSTYLGTSHRQKPVKSLVGRVRAGLSELFSLPEGYEVILGNGGTTAFWDAAAFGLVRERAQHFTYGEFSSKFATVTKGAPFLADPIVVKAEPGSAPDIAYEAGADLVGWAHNETSTGVAVPVRRPEGSGDALVAIDATSGAGGLPVKAEDFDVYYFAPQKSFAADGGLWIALASPAAVERIGELGGGDRWIPEFLSLTTALDNSRKDQTYNTPAVATLFLLAEQIEWMNGQGGLEWTTARTKDSSSRLYEWAEKTSYTTPFVKDPDLRSQVVGTVDFADEVDAAAVAKVLRANGIVDTEPYRKLGRNQLRVGLFPAIDPDDVTKLTQSIEYVVERLG
- a CDS encoding amidohydrolase family protein; translation: MVRVEANRREFLRWLATAGAGLAAAGIAPALFAQDAAAAGLAVVVVRGATLVDGTGGPDRPDSAVVLVGDRIAWTGPAGALPPLAGAQVVDGRGRYLIPGLWDMHTHGLDYEEIFPPLFLANGVTGIREMWGYAENRATRAKIARGELLGPRVVMGSSILDGPVSLLTPPVTKVATPAEGRAAVRAAADLGDDFVKVYFYLPAEVFVAIADECRALGLPFGGHWPYRVGQVDAARAGLRSFEHLFGLPIATSSRRDELLAVLAATPFDPAAPRDFFNLARELDRQATQAYDPATAAGHFAALARHGTWLSPTLAVNRVISSPAAAFAHDVRLKYVPQDLRDYWADRITLFAPTTPQQIAQQHAYFEALQRLVVAASEAGVGLIGGTDCENPYVYPGFSLHDELELLVQAGLSPRRALRMVTRDAAAYLGREATAGTVTPGKVADLVLLDANPVADIRAVRRVHTVVTAGRVLDRAALDGLLAGVEAAANRPPAAGNARSARLPVRGCC
- a CDS encoding serine hydrolase domain-containing protein, with the protein product MLESTEHALLRRIAHEQAACRAPSLVAAVVRDGELVWSGGRGRVGDRQPGTDTQYRLGSITKTLVATAVMRLRDEGLLDLNDPLEKHVPGTPFGAATVAQLLSHTSGLTSESPGLWWERTPGADWDALVGSLAEGATKHRPGARFHYSNVGYGVLGELVSRHRGKDWLSVLDEEVLGPLGMTRTTPHPVGAHAQGFAVHPFADVLLPEPSPDAGAMAPAGQLWSTAADLARWTAFLGGHDGGVLAPETIEQMRTMVTVDDTDVWTTGFGLGLMLVRYQGRRLAGHTGSMPGFLAVTLVDPAAQTGALVLTNSTSGVGITQLCLDLITMTDEREPRLPAEWQPSAVDPALLALTGLWHWGPTPYHLRIQGDGLLLLAPADGAGRSSRFRATGRDTYVGLDGYYAGETLEVGRDADGVATHLDLATFVFTRTPYDPAAPVPGGVEGWR